The following are encoded together in the Oscarella lobularis chromosome 10, ooOscLobu1.1, whole genome shotgun sequence genome:
- the LOC136191737 gene encoding valacyclovir hydrolase-like: MQATADTTIFTSKVRVNSVNLHYHRAGRGRAVLVFLHGSVSTGLLDFAPQLQSQLMCDHFDMIAVDLRGCGESRPPEKDFSGDFYRSDADDVARLMDSLKIHRYSIAGWCYGGTVALILAAMRPDAVEALMIWGVMAYLERKTVDKFVAIESLSAWNEEILSRVTAYYPLDVMQRLWSAWVRGVTRLADERGEDIYQGSLAMVKCPTLLMHGSRDPLITVHHAEIIKANVRGPTAYREFLGGRHQIHRDVCDDFNGKVVEFFEAHVKESA, encoded by the exons ATGCAAGCGACGGCTGACACGACCATTTTTACCAGCAAA GTTCGCGTAAACAGCGTTAATCTCCACTACCATCGCGCGGGAAGAGGCAGGGCcgttctcgtcttcctccaTGGTTCTGTTAGTACAGGACTGCTTGATTTCGCGCCGCAACTCCAATCGCAGCTCATGTGCGATCACTTTGACATGATCGCCGTTGATTTGCGCGGCTGCGGCGAATCGCGTCCACCGGAAAAAGACTTTTCGGGCGATTTCTATCgctccgacgccgacgacgtcgcccgtTTGATGGATTCGCTCAAGATACACCGCTATTCCATCGCAGG GTGGTGCTATGGCGGTACAGTCGCATTAATTTTGGCCGCAATGAGACCAGACGCCGTTGAAGCCCTGATGATTTGGGGAGTAATGGCGTACTTGGAACGAAAAACCGTTGACAAATTCGTAGCAATCGAGAGCCTATCAGCGTGGAATGAGGAGATCCTGAGCCGAGTCACCGCTTATTACCCTTTAGACGTCATGCAGAGATTGTGGTCAGCTTGGGTTCGCGGGGTGACGCGTTTGGCCGACGAAAGGGGTGAGGACATTTACCAGGGCAGTTTGGCAATGGTAAAGTGTCCGACGCTTCTAATGCACGGTAGCCGTGATCC GCTGATTACCGTTCACCACGCGGAAATTATCAAGGCGAATGTTCGCGGGCCTACTGCCTATCGCGAATTTCTGGGAGGACGCCATCAAATTCATCGTGATGTCTGCGATGATTTTAATGGGAAGGTGGTAGAATTTTTTGAAGCACATGTCAAAGAGTCTGCATGA
- the LOC136191834 gene encoding uncharacterized protein isoform X1, with protein sequence MIDLISDPWEAKARPLLPILEEKMKVDYILTPLFSRKLITKHEWDELRSLNVNKEKVGKLIVDILPSKGQRTFAEFVDILRNTEGQEYLAELITQSNGEADLRCDKVVKDDELRRDSVLDVPLSRPAYQAKSSYVARTSKQISFDEKDWVVLLEDISAYWCSGCANGRIGLFPRTSLFGMASTKRMDRRRVSSCSSFHSAVSDSCELHGINDPIERCVTDSILSSSGAILSLKQLSEGLRLQFQAFLHPGWGFDTSKQVVSISFSRNYFASDDSSTSKALLPMKVEEIIETAYGRLFMISSSILTVLPDLPEASLIEYHYVVTDDYKHEFKTEMLELPPEAKNSSCNRALSLCSKHAENGLLIQRDGVVEPPTPQSWSHWFKDCFSAERTIEKKCLEAMAPKWFDCNESDMLAWEAIRILDDVVESLICTTVKVSSFSETSNVKKNINVKKLLCAVLKPKISKLRTVDVSDDEAEKSAVYATAIAVLVEKYLLADLLDVADFETLASALILRFDASTRTCRSLDRIIEQFSHKKSVPLAAARYMCNEMCKKKSWKWIFAMPLVHLLSGSIEPFEKPPLLDWESQEWWCLEGLDNHSIFIAPPLQSSIFSLTQLDSLLLRNVLFALNLKDLSKWKEYASHIELVTTIVKKMRDQNLTVECLEVTEVNFLKENLEQLYATTNSSVNENIIDSHLVFDDVKWQATVVVELLQRFSHADSLSTNLSSLLLVLVHLLFAYIRILGEEATANVASISRLTTDLTDEVCKVICGWIRKFKSGGESLDSILMFCDDFLKIEVVDSTLSELLVSVLSAEIDSLLEERGKEVVIVFCQIESLNCHSKLRECVSKFTARALEGVITKDKSLQALLDTVLKKCPGNSHDELSNRFLKLLLSENVPEEKQSNEIWLSSILTWPLWKSYFFDNDFSDGDRDILFCISKAKTVVADVVQLLEEDRLSVTHFDTSSKRDTFLEVCCRLDAQTPGNSLPLRYKARVALEKAFKAEKHILRNFLRLCEELGNVSLNEISEKIGNAAAEPVLFTGFQHLQPYIDQLNDLHGSIVFQDLWHEHTSQPLEPVDSLEKLLQSVIRPIFASWQRLYLRIKRGTVTAFDVQRYFGKVFLSKENLEKELKMMLKYIDFESSLSDWLNERIEQILLFGRRHFVCSISKLVRKICEALGAERITLCPLFTFNEKEPMTRLQDYPPLLKQFLISLNPERIAVLNRLSSESESESFLKKIKDVDVEGQTVLQDLCHIWSVVSKYQVLVGDNI encoded by the exons ATGATCGATTTGATCTCTGATCCATGGGAAGCAAAAGCGCGTCCGCTTCTTCCTATTCTCGAGGAGAAAATGAAGGTCGACTACATTCTGACGCCTCTCTTCAGCCGCAAATTGATCACGAAGCATGAGTGGGACGAGCTTAGGTCGCTAAACGTTAACAAAGAGAAAGTAGGTAAATTGATCGTCGACATTCTGCCGAGCAAAGGTCAACGAACTTTCGCCGAATTCGTTGACATTCTGCGAAATACGGAAGGCCAGGAGTACCTTGCCGAGCTCATAACTCAAAGCAATGGAGAGGCAGACCTTCG ATGTGACAAAGTTGTTAAAGACGATGAACTACGGAGAGACAGTGTTTTGG ATGTTCCTCTCAGTCGACCTGCATATCAAGCAAAAAGTTCATACGTTGCTCGCAC CTCAAAGCAAATATCCTTTGACGAGAAAGATTGGGTTGTGCTTCTTGAGGACATTTCTGCTTACTGGTGCAGCGGTTGCGCTAACGGACGAATCGGTCTCTTTCCCCGTACTTCCTTATTTG GaatggcgtcgacgaagcgtaTGGACAGAAGAAGAGTGTCGTCGTGTTCGTCCTTTCACAGCGCTGTTTCTGACTCTTGTGAGCTGCATG GCATAAACGACCCGATTGAGCGTTGTGTAACGGATTCTATTCTATCTAGCAGTGGAGCTATTTTGAGCTTGAAGCA ATTGTCGGAGGGGCTGCGATTGCAATTCCAAGCCTTCCTTCATCCCGGATGGGGGTTTGATACGAGCAAACAGGTCGTCagcatttcattttcaagGAACTACTTCGCAAGTGATGACTCGTCGACTTCTAAGGCTCTGTTGCCCATGAAGGTTGAAGAAATTAT CGAGACAGCCTACGGTCGCTTGTTCATGATATCAAGCAGTATTTTGACCGTTCTTCCTGATCTTCCCGAGGCTTCTCTTATTGAGTACCATTATGTTGTGACTGACGATTACAAGCATGAATTCAAAACCGAGATGTTGGAGCTTCCACCAGAAGCCAAAAATTCTTCATGCAATCGTGCTTTGTCCCTATGTAGCAAACACGCTGAAAACG GTTTGCTTATCCAACGTGATGGTGTTGTCGAACCGCCGACGCCGCAAAGTTGGAGCCATTGGTTCAAAGACTGTTTCTCCGCTGAAAGAAcgattgaaaaaaaatgcttagagGCCATGGCTCCGAAGTGGTTTGATTGCAATGAGTCTGACATGCTCGCTTGGGAAGCTATTCGTATTCTTGatgatgtcgtcgagagTTTGATCTGCACTACAGTAAAAGTTTCTTCCTTTAGTGAAACATCGAATGTCAAGAAGAACATAAACGTCAAAAAG CTACTCTGCGCTGTTTTAAAGCCGAAAATATCTAAACTTCGAACTGTCGACGTTTCGGACGACGAGGCGGAAAAGTCGGCGGTGTATGCAACAGCCATTGCAGTTTTAGTAGAGAAGTACCTCTTGGCTGATCTGCTTGATGTTGCTGATTTTGAGACCCTAGCATCAGCTTTGATTCTACGCTTCGATGCGTCGACGCGCACTTGTCGATCGTTAGACAGAATAATTGAACAGTTTTCCCATAAGAAAAG TGTGCCACTTGCTGCGGCTCGGTATATGTGCAATGAAATGTGCAAGAAAAAGTCTTGGAAATGGATATTTGCAATGCCTCTAGTTCATCTTTTGAGCGGATCAATAGAGCCGTTTGAGAAGCCTCCACTTCTTGATTGGGAGAGTCAGGAATGGTGGTGCTTGGAAGGGTTAGACAATCATTCCATTTTTATTGCACC ACCTTTGCAGAGtagcattttttctctgACTCAGTTGGACTCTCTTCTCTTGCGAAATGTCCTTTTTGCATTGAATTTGAAGGATCTCAGTAAGTGGAAAGAATATGCTTCGCATATTGAACTGGTCACGACCATTGTAAAAAAAATGCGTGATCAAAATCTTACTGTTGAGTGCTTGGAGGTGACTGAG GTGAACTTTCTCAAAGAGAACCTTGAACAACTGTATGCTACTACTAATTCAAGCGTTAATGaaaa TATCATTGACTCGCATTtggtttttgatgacgtaaaATGGCAGGCTACGGTCGTAGTTGAGCTCCTGCAGCGATTTTCGCACGCTGACAGCCTGTCGACTAATCTTTCGAGCCTCCTGCTTGTATTGGTGCATTTGTTATTTGCGTATATTAGAATCCTTGGCGAAGAAGCCACAGCAAACGTTGCGAGCATTAGCAGATTGACAACGGATTTAACGGATGAGGTCTGCAAAGTTATCTGTGGTTGGATAAGAAAATTCAAGTCTGGAGGCGAATCCTTAGATTCTATTCTGATG ttttgtgatgattttttgaagatCGAAGTTGTCGATTCCACTTTAAGTGAGCTTTTGGTGTCTGTTCTCTCTGCGGAAATAGACAGTCTGTTAGAG GAAAGGGGGAAGGAAGTTGTTATTGTTTTTTGCCAAATTGAAAGTTTGAATTGTCACTCAAAACTGAGAGAGTGCGTATCAAAGTTCACAGCAAGAGCCCTGGAGGGCGTCATTACC AAAGACAAAAGCCTGCAAGCATTATTGGACACAGTTCTTAAAAAGTGTCCAGGGAATTCTCATGATGAGTTgtcgaatcgatttttgaaaCTTCTTCTGAGTGAAAATGTTCCAGAAGAAAAGCAATCAAACGAGATTTGGCTGAGTAGCATTCTAACGTGGCCTCTGTGGAAGAGTTATTTTTTCGATAacg ATTTCAGTGACGGTGATCGAGACATCCTCTTTTGCATCTCTAAGGCAAAGACAGTTGTTGCTGACGTTGTTCAGCTTCTGGAGGAGGACCGACTCTCCGTCACGCATTTTGATACGTCAAGTAAAAGAGATACTTTTCTGGAAGTATGTTGCCGGCTCGATGCTCAAACGCCAGGCAATTCTCTGCCTTTGAGGTACAAGGCAAGAGTTGCTCTCGAGAAAGCGTTCAAAGCTGAAAAACATATTCTGCGCAACTTTCTACGGCTCTGCGAAGAATTAGGGAACG TGTCCCTAAACGAGATTTCTGAGAAAATAGGGAATGCCGCCGCTGAGCCAGTGTTGTTTACGGGATTCCAGCATTTGCAGCCGTATATAGATCAGCTGAACGACCTTCACGGAAGCATTGTCTTTCAGGATCTATGGCACGAGCATACGTCCCAGCCGCTGGAACCCGTCGATTCATTAGAAAAGTTACTTCAGTCTGTCATTCGGCCTATATTTGCTTCTTGGCAGCGACTTTATTTGAGAATCAAACGCGGTACCGTGACCGCGTTCGACGTGCAAAGATACTTTGGAAAAGTTTTTCTCAGCAAAGAGAACCTTGagaaggagctaaagatgaTGCTGAAGTACATTGATTTCGAGTCAAGTCTAAGTGATTGGCTGAACGAACGAATAGAGCAAATCCTTTTGTTCGGCAGGAGACATTTTGTATGCAGCATTTCGAAACTCGTTAGGAAGATATGTGAGGCACTTGGTGCAGAAAGAATTACGCTTTGCCCACTCTTTACTTTTAATGAG aAAGAGCCTATGACCCGTTTGCAAGATTATCCTCCGCTCCTGAAACAATTCCTAATTTCTCTGAACCCAGAACGAATTGCTGTCCTAAATCGGTTatcaagcgaaagcgaaagcgaaagttTCTTGAAGAAGATAAAGGATGTGGACGTCGAGG GTCAGACCGTGTTGCAGGATTTATGCCATATTTGGAGCGTAGTTTCAAAATATCAAGTATTGGTTGGTGATAACATTTAG
- the LOC136191834 gene encoding uncharacterized protein isoform X2, translating into MIDLISDPWEAKARPLLPILEEKMKVDYILTPLFSRKLITKHEWDELRSLNVNKEKVGKLIVDILPSKGQRTFAEFVDILRNTEGQEYLAELITQSNGEADLRCDKVVKDDELRRDSVLDVPLSRPAYQAKSSYVARTSKQISFDEKDWVVLLEDISAYWCSGCANGRIGLFPRTSLFGMASTKRMDRRRVSSCSSFHSAVSDSCINDPIERCVTDSILSSSGAILSLKQLSEGLRLQFQAFLHPGWGFDTSKQVVSISFSRNYFASDDSSTSKALLPMKVEEIIETAYGRLFMISSSILTVLPDLPEASLIEYHYVVTDDYKHEFKTEMLELPPEAKNSSCNRALSLCSKHAENGLLIQRDGVVEPPTPQSWSHWFKDCFSAERTIEKKCLEAMAPKWFDCNESDMLAWEAIRILDDVVESLICTTVKVSSFSETSNVKKNINVKKLLCAVLKPKISKLRTVDVSDDEAEKSAVYATAIAVLVEKYLLADLLDVADFETLASALILRFDASTRTCRSLDRIIEQFSHKKSVPLAAARYMCNEMCKKKSWKWIFAMPLVHLLSGSIEPFEKPPLLDWESQEWWCLEGLDNHSIFIAPPLQSSIFSLTQLDSLLLRNVLFALNLKDLSKWKEYASHIELVTTIVKKMRDQNLTVECLEVTEVNFLKENLEQLYATTNSSVNENIIDSHLVFDDVKWQATVVVELLQRFSHADSLSTNLSSLLLVLVHLLFAYIRILGEEATANVASISRLTTDLTDEVCKVICGWIRKFKSGGESLDSILMFCDDFLKIEVVDSTLSELLVSVLSAEIDSLLEERGKEVVIVFCQIESLNCHSKLRECVSKFTARALEGVITKDKSLQALLDTVLKKCPGNSHDELSNRFLKLLLSENVPEEKQSNEIWLSSILTWPLWKSYFFDNDFSDGDRDILFCISKAKTVVADVVQLLEEDRLSVTHFDTSSKRDTFLEVCCRLDAQTPGNSLPLRYKARVALEKAFKAEKHILRNFLRLCEELGNVSLNEISEKIGNAAAEPVLFTGFQHLQPYIDQLNDLHGSIVFQDLWHEHTSQPLEPVDSLEKLLQSVIRPIFASWQRLYLRIKRGTVTAFDVQRYFGKVFLSKENLEKELKMMLKYIDFESSLSDWLNERIEQILLFGRRHFVCSISKLVRKICEALGAERITLCPLFTFNEKEPMTRLQDYPPLLKQFLISLNPERIAVLNRLSSESESESFLKKIKDVDVEGQTVLQDLCHIWSVVSKYQVLVGDNI; encoded by the exons ATGATCGATTTGATCTCTGATCCATGGGAAGCAAAAGCGCGTCCGCTTCTTCCTATTCTCGAGGAGAAAATGAAGGTCGACTACATTCTGACGCCTCTCTTCAGCCGCAAATTGATCACGAAGCATGAGTGGGACGAGCTTAGGTCGCTAAACGTTAACAAAGAGAAAGTAGGTAAATTGATCGTCGACATTCTGCCGAGCAAAGGTCAACGAACTTTCGCCGAATTCGTTGACATTCTGCGAAATACGGAAGGCCAGGAGTACCTTGCCGAGCTCATAACTCAAAGCAATGGAGAGGCAGACCTTCG ATGTGACAAAGTTGTTAAAGACGATGAACTACGGAGAGACAGTGTTTTGG ATGTTCCTCTCAGTCGACCTGCATATCAAGCAAAAAGTTCATACGTTGCTCGCAC CTCAAAGCAAATATCCTTTGACGAGAAAGATTGGGTTGTGCTTCTTGAGGACATTTCTGCTTACTGGTGCAGCGGTTGCGCTAACGGACGAATCGGTCTCTTTCCCCGTACTTCCTTATTTG GaatggcgtcgacgaagcgtaTGGACAGAAGAAGAGTGTCGTCGTGTTCGTCCTTTCACAGCGCTGTTTCTGACTCTT GCATAAACGACCCGATTGAGCGTTGTGTAACGGATTCTATTCTATCTAGCAGTGGAGCTATTTTGAGCTTGAAGCA ATTGTCGGAGGGGCTGCGATTGCAATTCCAAGCCTTCCTTCATCCCGGATGGGGGTTTGATACGAGCAAACAGGTCGTCagcatttcattttcaagGAACTACTTCGCAAGTGATGACTCGTCGACTTCTAAGGCTCTGTTGCCCATGAAGGTTGAAGAAATTAT CGAGACAGCCTACGGTCGCTTGTTCATGATATCAAGCAGTATTTTGACCGTTCTTCCTGATCTTCCCGAGGCTTCTCTTATTGAGTACCATTATGTTGTGACTGACGATTACAAGCATGAATTCAAAACCGAGATGTTGGAGCTTCCACCAGAAGCCAAAAATTCTTCATGCAATCGTGCTTTGTCCCTATGTAGCAAACACGCTGAAAACG GTTTGCTTATCCAACGTGATGGTGTTGTCGAACCGCCGACGCCGCAAAGTTGGAGCCATTGGTTCAAAGACTGTTTCTCCGCTGAAAGAAcgattgaaaaaaaatgcttagagGCCATGGCTCCGAAGTGGTTTGATTGCAATGAGTCTGACATGCTCGCTTGGGAAGCTATTCGTATTCTTGatgatgtcgtcgagagTTTGATCTGCACTACAGTAAAAGTTTCTTCCTTTAGTGAAACATCGAATGTCAAGAAGAACATAAACGTCAAAAAG CTACTCTGCGCTGTTTTAAAGCCGAAAATATCTAAACTTCGAACTGTCGACGTTTCGGACGACGAGGCGGAAAAGTCGGCGGTGTATGCAACAGCCATTGCAGTTTTAGTAGAGAAGTACCTCTTGGCTGATCTGCTTGATGTTGCTGATTTTGAGACCCTAGCATCAGCTTTGATTCTACGCTTCGATGCGTCGACGCGCACTTGTCGATCGTTAGACAGAATAATTGAACAGTTTTCCCATAAGAAAAG TGTGCCACTTGCTGCGGCTCGGTATATGTGCAATGAAATGTGCAAGAAAAAGTCTTGGAAATGGATATTTGCAATGCCTCTAGTTCATCTTTTGAGCGGATCAATAGAGCCGTTTGAGAAGCCTCCACTTCTTGATTGGGAGAGTCAGGAATGGTGGTGCTTGGAAGGGTTAGACAATCATTCCATTTTTATTGCACC ACCTTTGCAGAGtagcattttttctctgACTCAGTTGGACTCTCTTCTCTTGCGAAATGTCCTTTTTGCATTGAATTTGAAGGATCTCAGTAAGTGGAAAGAATATGCTTCGCATATTGAACTGGTCACGACCATTGTAAAAAAAATGCGTGATCAAAATCTTACTGTTGAGTGCTTGGAGGTGACTGAG GTGAACTTTCTCAAAGAGAACCTTGAACAACTGTATGCTACTACTAATTCAAGCGTTAATGaaaa TATCATTGACTCGCATTtggtttttgatgacgtaaaATGGCAGGCTACGGTCGTAGTTGAGCTCCTGCAGCGATTTTCGCACGCTGACAGCCTGTCGACTAATCTTTCGAGCCTCCTGCTTGTATTGGTGCATTTGTTATTTGCGTATATTAGAATCCTTGGCGAAGAAGCCACAGCAAACGTTGCGAGCATTAGCAGATTGACAACGGATTTAACGGATGAGGTCTGCAAAGTTATCTGTGGTTGGATAAGAAAATTCAAGTCTGGAGGCGAATCCTTAGATTCTATTCTGATG ttttgtgatgattttttgaagatCGAAGTTGTCGATTCCACTTTAAGTGAGCTTTTGGTGTCTGTTCTCTCTGCGGAAATAGACAGTCTGTTAGAG GAAAGGGGGAAGGAAGTTGTTATTGTTTTTTGCCAAATTGAAAGTTTGAATTGTCACTCAAAACTGAGAGAGTGCGTATCAAAGTTCACAGCAAGAGCCCTGGAGGGCGTCATTACC AAAGACAAAAGCCTGCAAGCATTATTGGACACAGTTCTTAAAAAGTGTCCAGGGAATTCTCATGATGAGTTgtcgaatcgatttttgaaaCTTCTTCTGAGTGAAAATGTTCCAGAAGAAAAGCAATCAAACGAGATTTGGCTGAGTAGCATTCTAACGTGGCCTCTGTGGAAGAGTTATTTTTTCGATAacg ATTTCAGTGACGGTGATCGAGACATCCTCTTTTGCATCTCTAAGGCAAAGACAGTTGTTGCTGACGTTGTTCAGCTTCTGGAGGAGGACCGACTCTCCGTCACGCATTTTGATACGTCAAGTAAAAGAGATACTTTTCTGGAAGTATGTTGCCGGCTCGATGCTCAAACGCCAGGCAATTCTCTGCCTTTGAGGTACAAGGCAAGAGTTGCTCTCGAGAAAGCGTTCAAAGCTGAAAAACATATTCTGCGCAACTTTCTACGGCTCTGCGAAGAATTAGGGAACG TGTCCCTAAACGAGATTTCTGAGAAAATAGGGAATGCCGCCGCTGAGCCAGTGTTGTTTACGGGATTCCAGCATTTGCAGCCGTATATAGATCAGCTGAACGACCTTCACGGAAGCATTGTCTTTCAGGATCTATGGCACGAGCATACGTCCCAGCCGCTGGAACCCGTCGATTCATTAGAAAAGTTACTTCAGTCTGTCATTCGGCCTATATTTGCTTCTTGGCAGCGACTTTATTTGAGAATCAAACGCGGTACCGTGACCGCGTTCGACGTGCAAAGATACTTTGGAAAAGTTTTTCTCAGCAAAGAGAACCTTGagaaggagctaaagatgaTGCTGAAGTACATTGATTTCGAGTCAAGTCTAAGTGATTGGCTGAACGAACGAATAGAGCAAATCCTTTTGTTCGGCAGGAGACATTTTGTATGCAGCATTTCGAAACTCGTTAGGAAGATATGTGAGGCACTTGGTGCAGAAAGAATTACGCTTTGCCCACTCTTTACTTTTAATGAG aAAGAGCCTATGACCCGTTTGCAAGATTATCCTCCGCTCCTGAAACAATTCCTAATTTCTCTGAACCCAGAACGAATTGCTGTCCTAAATCGGTTatcaagcgaaagcgaaagcgaaagttTCTTGAAGAAGATAAAGGATGTGGACGTCGAGG GTCAGACCGTGTTGCAGGATTTATGCCATATTTGGAGCGTAGTTTCAAAATATCAAGTATTGGTTGGTGATAACATTTAG
- the LOC136192264 gene encoding uncharacterized protein, translating into MENCFVQVHVNANVRRIKCSIVTPIKNGYFIFTNESYNDAGLELPVDPFGDFKQWVLSFNDSYLSWRISGYRPLKTLPPRAGNITCWACGWTLTSFPTCRLVLCPEINRKNGNVLVRKQFIFDCTKFEETTSYAHISDKRREYLTTVSFSCNRGFTLVGHSVATCMANRIWNVPPPRCSVIVFKVYYYLLLKRPAWLPCMVLTNETIWKFFGSPNKHERLEDLIEFNTTDELYTFVNYTSPTTVDDLCGVAGTPGHHYSFLNFLAGGTINVESLSKAYLFAKAFGIRICVFEALLENGDICYGGMGTPLMCQDPETNRCVLCDVGSFGFEDSKDGYAVYTT; encoded by the exons ATGGAGAATTGCTTCGTCCAAGTCCACGTCAATGCAAACGTGAGGA GAATCAAGTGTTCCATAGTAACTCCCATCAAAAACGGGTATTTCATCTTTACCAACGAAA GCTACAATGATGCAGGTTTAGAATTACCTGTGGACCCCTTTGGAGACTTTAAACAATGGGTCTTATCCTTTAATGATTCTTATTTGTCCTGGAGGATTTCAGGCTATCGACCGCTTAAGACTTTGCCTCCGCGAGCAGGAAATATAACATGTTGGGCTTGCGGGTGGACATTGACATCATTTCCAACATGCAGAC TTGTTCTATGTCCCGAAATTAATCGGAAAAACGGAAATGTTTTGGTTCGAAAACAATTCATTTTTGACTGCACTAAGTTTGAGGAAACAACGTCTTACGCGCATATCTCAGACAAGAGACGTGAATACCTGACGACTGTCAGCTTTTCTTGCAATAGAGGATTTACTCTTGTTGGTCACAGTGTTGCCACCTGTATGGCTAATAGAATCTGGAACGTCCCTCCTCCAAGATGTTCAGTCATTGTTTTCAAAGTTTACTATTATTTATTG CTGAAAAGACCCGCGTGGCTGCCTTGCATGGTTCTcacaaacgaaacgatttggAAATTCTTCGGCTCACCCAATAAACATGAGCGTCTCGAAG ATCTCATCGAATTCAACACGACCGACGAGTTGTACACGTTTGTCAACTACACGAGTCCAA CTACAGTCGACGATCTTTGCGGCGTAGCTGGAACCCCGGGCCATCACTATTCCTTTCTCAACTTCTTG GCTGGAGGAACCATTAACGTTGAGTCGCTTTCGAAAGCCTATCTGTTCGCCAAGGCCTTCGGA ATTCGAATCTGTGTGTTCGAGGCATTGCTGGAGAATGGAGATATTTGCTATGGAGGGATGGGCACACCTCTTATGTGTCAAGACCCTGAGACGAACAGATGCGTTCTTTGCGATGTGGGCAGTTTTGGCTTTGAGGACAGCAAGGACGGATATGCCGTGTATACTACATGA
- the LOC136191738 gene encoding uncharacterized protein — MVGSTDDFVSVLKFAAKALFERLPHVNDLSNYLISPMVLSLTPHIYSTVEKMLRMGILDEEVDPGLVDCGCQLALSYRHYDEAGFLCSLRVKAFEANSTTISDEETSLRKRNYYYDFAVSQYCLKNLKEVDVNIRRSLSGISCKTLTSSDILFFHKAMLLLADSQEFQGFTSDAEDTLQSLLRVSDSFETLAAAAISFDVYLRLSLVYNSLERVDDELGVSC; from the exons ATGGTTGGAAGCACGGACGACTTCGTCAGCGTCCTGAAGTTCGCTGCAAAAGCGTTATTCGAACGTCTTCCTCACGTCAACGACTTGAGCAATTATTTGATTAGTCCGATGGTGCTCTCCCTTACTCCTCACATCTATTCTACTGTAGAGAAGATGCTTAGAATGGGTATactcgacgaagaagtcgatccaGGTCTCGTTGACTGCGGCTGTCAATTAGCGCTTAGTTACAGGCACTACGATGAGGCGGGATTTTTGTGCTCCCTTCGCGTTAAAGCTTTCGAagcaaattcgacgacaatttccgacgaagaaaccAGTCTTCGAAAGCGAAACT ATTACTATGATTTTGCGGTCAGTCAATATTGcttaaaaaatttaaaagaGGTTGACGTGAACATTCGGCGATCCCTTAGCGGAATATCTTGCAAAACCCTTACAAGTTCTgatatattattttttcacaAAG CAATGCTTTTGCTGGCGGACAGCCAAGAGTTTCAAGGATTTACGTCTGACGCCGAAGATACTCTTCAAAGCCTGCTCAGAGTTTCCGATTCTTTCGAAACTCTAGCAGCAGCCGCAATCTCTTTTGATG TTTACCTACGACTTTCACTTGTCTACAATAGTTTAGAGCGTGTTGATGATGAGCTCGGAGTGTCTTGCTAA